One Luteimonas sp. MC1825 DNA segment encodes these proteins:
- a CDS encoding filamentous hemagglutinin N-terminal domain-containing protein, with the protein MSLHALSGAVLLALAASAHAAPPSGGVVTTGAANIDQQGGNMVITQTTRNVSINWQDFGIAAGESVQFVQPGVDSIALNRVLGSDPSVILGNLSSNGRVFLLNPNGILFGQGASVNVGGLVATTMRLSDADFQAGNHAFSNAGAGAVVNQGSITAHDGGHVALMGQRVSNDGVIVARLGTVALAAGEAVTLDVAGDGLLNVAVSTGAVNALAENGGMIRADGGRVLMTAQAAGNLLHTTVNNTGIIQAQSIGNRGGTIVLLGDMQSGTVNLGGTLDASAPGGGNGGFIETSAATVNVDGGVRVTTAAPLGQTGRWLIDPQDFTIGSAPGDNIAGSTLSAQLVTTNVEISTVGGGTGNGDIFVNDAVSWTASGAPTTLTLTANRNVDINAAITATNGNLAVCCGQDVNVNAAITTTNGSVLLAAGRDVNQFADITVTDGNLMMCAANDVNVAGAITLTRGTDDPTRSLGLARGLTLSADTDGTGPGIEGGTVVFDSLAPPATVTAAPVAIYYNPVSYTAPTDYSTRFTLTEGAALRQYMLVFATGGDRPYDGTTATTLTGLKGNPDGVILVAGPDAAADFDSPEEGTGGITYSGYTLGGPNAGAYALAVNCCGTVAAHTTGTITPAPTTPPPTTPPPTTPPPTTPPPTTPPPTAPPPTTPPPTVPPPGTPLVPPPTREPIFAPTPRPRLPLAPPDNPTPGVTDEQPTQTLVETPPVEVPVYVAPVRVPKPYRN; encoded by the coding sequence ATGAGCCTGCACGCACTCTCGGGTGCGGTGCTGCTGGCGCTCGCCGCGTCGGCCCATGCGGCGCCTCCGTCCGGTGGCGTGGTGACCACCGGCGCGGCCAACATCGACCAGCAGGGCGGCAACATGGTCATCACCCAGACCACCCGCAACGTCTCCATCAACTGGCAGGACTTCGGCATCGCCGCGGGTGAGTCGGTGCAGTTCGTGCAACCGGGCGTCGACTCCATCGCGCTCAACCGCGTGCTGGGCTCCGATCCCTCGGTGATCCTCGGCAACCTGTCGTCCAACGGCCGGGTGTTCCTGCTCAACCCGAACGGCATCCTGTTCGGCCAGGGCGCGTCGGTGAACGTCGGCGGCCTGGTGGCCACCACCATGCGCCTCAGCGATGCCGACTTCCAGGCCGGCAACCACGCCTTCAGCAATGCCGGCGCCGGCGCGGTGGTCAACCAGGGCAGCATCACCGCGCACGACGGCGGGCATGTGGCGCTGATGGGCCAGCGGGTCAGCAACGACGGCGTGATCGTCGCCCGGCTCGGCACGGTGGCACTGGCCGCGGGCGAGGCCGTCACCCTGGACGTCGCCGGTGACGGGCTGTTGAACGTCGCGGTGTCGACCGGCGCGGTCAACGCGCTCGCCGAGAACGGCGGCATGATCCGTGCCGACGGCGGCCGCGTGCTGATGACGGCGCAGGCCGCAGGCAACCTGCTGCACACCACGGTCAACAACACCGGCATCATCCAGGCGCAGTCCATCGGCAACCGCGGCGGCACCATCGTGCTGCTCGGCGACATGCAGTCCGGCACGGTGAACCTCGGCGGCACGCTGGACGCCAGCGCGCCCGGCGGCGGCAACGGTGGCTTCATCGAGACTTCGGCCGCGACCGTCAACGTCGACGGCGGCGTGCGCGTGACCACCGCCGCCCCGCTCGGCCAGACCGGCCGCTGGCTGATCGATCCGCAGGACTTCACCATCGGCAGCGCGCCCGGCGACAACATCGCCGGCTCCACGCTGTCGGCCCAGCTGGTGACCACCAACGTCGAAATCAGCACCGTCGGCGGCGGCACGGGCAACGGTGACATCTTCGTCAACGACGCGGTCAGCTGGACGGCGAGCGGCGCACCCACAACGCTCACCCTCACCGCCAACCGCAACGTCGACATCAATGCGGCCATCACTGCCACCAACGGCAACCTCGCCGTGTGCTGCGGCCAGGACGTCAACGTCAATGCCGCCATCACCACCACCAACGGCAGCGTGCTGCTGGCCGCCGGGCGCGACGTCAACCAGTTCGCCGACATCACCGTGACCGACGGCAACCTGATGATGTGCGCGGCCAACGACGTCAACGTGGCGGGTGCGATCACCCTCACCCGCGGCACGGACGACCCCACGCGCAGCCTCGGCCTGGCGCGCGGCCTCACGCTCAGCGCCGACACCGACGGCACCGGCCCCGGCATCGAGGGCGGCACGGTGGTGTTCGATTCGCTGGCGCCGCCGGCCACGGTGACCGCCGCCCCGGTTGCGATCTACTACAACCCGGTGTCCTACACCGCGCCCACCGACTACTCCACCAGGTTCACCCTCACCGAAGGCGCCGCGCTGCGGCAGTACATGCTGGTGTTCGCCACCGGCGGCGACCGGCCCTACGACGGCACCACGGCCACCACGCTCACAGGCCTGAAAGGCAATCCCGATGGCGTGATCCTGGTGGCCGGCCCGGACGCCGCCGCAGACTTCGACAGCCCGGAAGAAGGCACCGGCGGCATCACCTATAGCGGCTACACGCTCGGCGGCCCGAATGCCGGCGCGTACGCGCTGGCCGTGAACTGCTGCGGCACGGTGGCGGCGCACACCACGGGCACCATCACGCCCGCGCCCACCACGCCGCCGCCGACCACGCCGCCACCCACCACTCCGCCGCCGACCACGCCACCGCCCACCACGCCGCCGCCGACGGCGCCGCCCCCGACCACGCCACCGCCGACGGTTCCGCCACCGGGCACCCCGCTGGTGCCGCCGCCGACGCGTGAGCCGATCTTTGCGCCCACCCCGCGCCCGCGCCTGCCGCTGGCGCCGCCGGACAACCCGACGCCGGGCGTCACCGACGAACAGCCCACGCAGACCCTGGTGGAGACGCCGCCGGTCGAGGTGCCCGTGTACGTGGCGCCGGTGCGCGTGCCCAAGCCGTACCGCAACTAG
- a CDS encoding DUF2231 domain-containing protein, whose translation MAVAAERRYQRAIHPLHAFLLAAAFPLFLGAMVTDIAYGRTFEIQWSNFASWLLAGALVFAACALLWSVVDYFRGDRGTRPLVYMLLLLATWVVGFIASLVHARDAFAMMPTGLVLSVIATVLAGAAAYLGFSAIRVGDRA comes from the coding sequence GTGGCTGTCGCTGCCGAGCGTCGTTATCAACGCGCAATCCATCCGCTGCATGCGTTCCTGCTTGCCGCGGCCTTCCCGCTGTTCCTCGGCGCGATGGTCACCGACATCGCCTACGGCCGCACGTTCGAGATCCAGTGGAGCAACTTCGCGTCCTGGCTGCTCGCCGGCGCGCTGGTGTTCGCGGCCTGCGCACTGCTGTGGAGCGTGGTCGACTACTTCCGCGGTGACCGCGGCACGCGCCCGCTGGTCTACATGTTGCTGCTGCTTGCCACGTGGGTCGTGGGCTTCATCGCCTCGCTGGTCCACGCCAGGGACGCGTTCGCCATGATGCCGACCGGCCTGGTGCTCTCGGTGATCGCCACCGTGCTCGCGGGCGCCGCGGCCTACCTCGGTTTTTCCGCCATCCGCGTGGGAGACAGGGCATGA
- a CDS encoding ShlB/FhaC/HecB family hemolysin secretion/activation protein, which produces MKLLPLMLLAISHGAVAQQLPGAGSQLRQLPTPPPAQAAQPQIRIEDGIAPAAAAADAPTVLVERLQVTGASAWPASELVAIAGFAPGSRLTLAQLQAMAARITRHYRDNGYFVARAWLPAQDITSNTVTIAVSEGVLGQVTLRNQSNLADDVAHSRLAGLAPGDALTIDPIEQRLLLLSDIPGVVVQSTMVPGQAPGSSDLVVDITPGRRVTGSVDADNAGNPYTGEYRLGATVNLNNPLGRGDVASLRLLTSGSGLTYGRGAYQMLFGRATAGVAYSRLEYELGEQYDGLGAHGTADIASVFGSIPLIRSRGTNLYAGLQYDHRRFEDRIDLFDVVTDKRARVATASLYGNHYDGFGGGGANAFHLALSSGDLDIQTPSARAVDDVTARAHGGYTRLAFNVSRLQRLTDLWSLYGALGGQVASGNLDASEKLVLGGMDGVRAYPQGEGFGDEGLLANLEVRRLLPGLSGHVPGQVHLLGFVDGGRITVDKDPWFAGDNTRSLGGAGIGATWDDPGNFAVRSYYARKLGGEDAISAPDRSGRFWIQAIKYF; this is translated from the coding sequence ATGAAACTGTTGCCGCTGATGCTGCTCGCCATCAGCCACGGCGCCGTCGCGCAACAGCTCCCCGGTGCCGGCAGCCAGCTCCGCCAGCTGCCCACGCCACCGCCCGCGCAAGCGGCACAACCGCAGATCCGCATCGAGGATGGGATCGCGCCCGCCGCGGCAGCCGCCGACGCGCCCACCGTGCTGGTCGAGCGCCTGCAGGTCACCGGCGCCAGCGCCTGGCCCGCATCGGAACTGGTCGCGATCGCCGGGTTCGCGCCGGGCAGCAGGCTCACGCTTGCGCAGCTGCAGGCGATGGCCGCGCGCATCACCCGCCACTACCGCGACAACGGCTATTTCGTCGCGCGTGCCTGGCTGCCGGCGCAGGACATCACATCGAACACGGTGACCATCGCGGTCAGCGAGGGCGTGCTGGGCCAGGTCACCCTGCGCAACCAGAGCAACCTGGCCGACGACGTGGCGCACAGCCGCCTCGCGGGCCTCGCGCCCGGCGATGCGCTGACCATCGACCCGATCGAACAGCGCCTGCTGCTGCTTTCCGACATCCCCGGCGTGGTCGTGCAATCGACGATGGTGCCGGGCCAGGCGCCGGGCAGTTCCGACCTGGTGGTGGACATCACCCCCGGCCGCCGCGTCACCGGCAGCGTCGATGCCGACAACGCCGGCAACCCGTACACCGGTGAATACCGCCTCGGCGCCACGGTCAACCTCAACAACCCGCTGGGACGCGGCGACGTCGCCTCGCTGCGGCTGCTGACCTCGGGCTCGGGCCTGACGTATGGCCGCGGCGCGTACCAGATGCTGTTCGGCCGCGCGACCGCCGGCGTGGCCTACAGCCGCCTGGAGTACGAACTCGGCGAGCAGTACGACGGCCTCGGTGCGCACGGCACCGCCGACATCGCCAGCGTGTTCGGCTCCATCCCGCTGATCCGCTCGCGCGGGACCAATCTGTATGCCGGCCTGCAATACGATCACCGGCGCTTCGAGGACCGCATCGACCTGTTCGACGTGGTCACCGACAAGCGCGCACGCGTGGCCACGGCCAGCCTGTACGGCAACCACTACGACGGCTTCGGCGGCGGCGGTGCCAACGCTTTCCATCTCGCCCTGTCCTCGGGCGACCTGGACATCCAGACGCCGTCGGCGCGCGCGGTCGACGACGTCACGGCACGCGCCCACGGCGGCTACACCAGGCTTGCGTTCAATGTCTCGCGCCTGCAGCGCCTCACCGACCTCTGGTCGCTGTACGGCGCGCTCGGCGGCCAGGTCGCCTCGGGCAACCTCGACGCCTCCGAGAAGCTCGTGCTGGGCGGGATGGATGGCGTGCGCGCCTACCCGCAGGGCGAAGGCTTCGGTGACGAAGGCCTGCTCGCCAACCTCGAAGTGCGTCGCCTGCTGCCGGGCCTGAGCGGGCACGTGCCCGGCCAGGTGCACCTGCTCGGCTTCGTCGACGGCGGCCGCATCACCGTCGACAAGGACCCGTGGTTTGCCGGCGACAACACGCGCAGCCTGGGCGGTGCCGGCATCGGTGCCACCTGGGACGACCCGGGCAATTTCGCGGTCCGCAGCTACTACGCCCGCAAGCTCGGCGGCGAAGACGCGATCTCCGCCCCCGACAGGTCCGGGCGCTTCTGGATCCAGGCCATCAAGTACTTCTGA
- a CDS encoding efflux RND transporter periplasmic adaptor subunit codes for MPLSAALALALAACGGGQDPQQAPRPAVTVATLAAQQVTLTRELPGRTHAWLVAEVRPQVNGLVARRLFTEGALVEAGQPLYQLDDATYRAAANSARAQLARAEATRTAAQLTARRTAELVKIDAVSRQDNDNAQAALKQAEADVGAARAALDAANVPLGHARITAPISGRIGKSSVTQGALVTANQAAPLATVQQLDPIHVDLTQTSAELLQLRKALAAGTLESTASLPVTILLEDGTAYAHPGTLKFSEVSVDPGTGSFSVRVEVANPDQVLLPGMYVRAVVGAGVRNDAILVPQRGIGRDAKGNTTAMVVGDDGTVSVRPVRVSQTIGDAWLVEDGLAAGDRVVTAGLQKIKPGDAVEVTADVADAKQAQPAIAAPAAADTANANADAADAATPASSGATAPAAGASASKE; via the coding sequence ATGCCCCTTTCCGCCGCACTCGCCCTTGCGCTCGCCGCCTGCGGTGGTGGGCAGGACCCGCAGCAGGCGCCCAGGCCGGCGGTGACCGTTGCCACCCTCGCCGCGCAGCAGGTCACCCTGACCCGCGAGCTGCCGGGGCGCACGCATGCGTGGCTGGTGGCCGAGGTGCGGCCGCAGGTCAATGGCCTGGTCGCCAGGCGCCTGTTCACCGAAGGCGCCCTGGTGGAAGCCGGCCAGCCGCTGTACCAGCTCGATGACGCGACCTATCGCGCCGCCGCCAACAGCGCGCGTGCGCAGCTGGCGCGCGCCGAGGCCACGCGCACCGCGGCCCAGCTGACCGCGCGGCGTACCGCCGAGCTGGTCAAGATCGATGCCGTCAGCCGCCAGGACAACGACAACGCCCAGGCCGCGCTCAAGCAGGCCGAGGCCGATGTCGGTGCCGCGCGCGCCGCGCTCGACGCCGCCAACGTCCCGCTCGGCCATGCGCGCATCACCGCGCCGATCAGCGGCCGCATCGGCAAGTCCAGCGTTACCCAGGGCGCGCTGGTCACCGCCAACCAGGCCGCGCCGCTGGCCACGGTGCAGCAGCTCGATCCGATCCACGTCGACCTCACCCAGACCAGCGCGGAGCTGCTGCAACTGCGCAAGGCGCTGGCCGCCGGCACGCTGGAAAGCACCGCGTCGCTGCCGGTCACCATCCTGCTCGAGGACGGCACGGCCTACGCGCATCCCGGCACGCTGAAGTTCTCGGAAGTCTCGGTCGATCCTGGCACCGGCAGCTTCTCGGTGCGCGTGGAGGTCGCCAACCCCGACCAGGTGCTGCTGCCCGGCATGTACGTGCGCGCGGTGGTCGGCGCCGGCGTGCGCAACGACGCGATCCTGGTGCCCCAGCGTGGCATCGGCCGTGACGCCAAGGGCAACACCACGGCGATGGTGGTGGGCGACGACGGCACGGTGTCCGTGCGCCCGGTGCGCGTGAGCCAGACCATCGGCGACGCCTGGCTGGTCGAGGACGGCCTCGCCGCCGGCGACCGCGTGGTGACCGCCGGCCTGCAGAAGATCAAGCCGGGCGACGCGGTGGAAGTGACCGCGGACGTTGCCGACGCGAAGCAGGCGCAGCCGGCCATCGCCGCGCCTGCAGCCGCCGACACCGCCAATGCCAATGCCGATGCCGCTGACGCGGCCACCCCCGCCTCCTCCGGCGCCACCGCACCGGCGGCCGGGGCTTCGGCCTCGAAGGAGTAA
- a CDS encoding TetR family transcriptional regulator has protein sequence MARKTKEEALVTREGILDAAEACFREHGMSRTSLEAIAVRAGVTRGAVYWHFKNKTDVLEAVISRVTVPFLHGLEYASRPEGSTPLADLREKLRASFADVVDKPHVRNAIEVIELRCEISAETTQVHDLRQAGFRNTHARINAAFKRAEDLGQLRAGMSAHACAMALHFMISGVMRAYLVDPEHVDLQRDGMGAVDLALGAMATAAARLPRD, from the coding sequence ATGGCCAGGAAAACCAAAGAGGAAGCGCTGGTCACGCGCGAGGGCATCCTCGACGCGGCCGAAGCGTGTTTCCGCGAGCACGGCATGTCGCGCACCAGCCTCGAGGCGATCGCGGTGCGCGCCGGAGTGACCCGCGGCGCGGTCTACTGGCACTTCAAGAACAAGACCGACGTGCTGGAGGCGGTGATCAGCCGCGTCACCGTGCCCTTCCTGCACGGGCTGGAGTACGCATCGCGCCCGGAGGGCTCGACGCCGCTGGCCGACCTCCGCGAAAAGCTGCGCGCCTCGTTTGCGGACGTGGTCGACAAGCCGCACGTGCGCAACGCCATCGAGGTCATCGAGCTGCGCTGCGAGATCAGCGCCGAGACCACCCAGGTCCACGACCTGCGCCAGGCCGGCTTCCGCAACACCCACGCGCGCATCAATGCCGCCTTCAAGCGCGCCGAGGACCTCGGCCAGCTGCGCGCCGGCATGAGCGCGCACGCCTGCGCGATGGCCCTGCACTTCATGATCTCGGGCGTGATGCGCGCCTACCTGGTGGATCCGGAGCACGTCGACCTGCAGCGCGACGGCATGGGCGCCGTGGACCTGGCACTCGGCGCGATGGCCACCGCCGCCGCGCGCCTGCCGCGCGACTGA
- a CDS encoding sorbosone dehydrogenase family protein — translation MKHLKLFTAIGLVTLLGACGGGSDPDPAQYGANPELPKQERGLMPDMVIAKPAEWGDLVPSVPQGYAIKAIATELNIPRQTLVLPNGDILVAEGRGGNAGKLKPKDVIAGRIKAQGNTKVKSGNRLTLLRDPDGDGNYERSVFAEELNAPYGLALIGNTLFVANQDALVKFDYQDGQVRASAPPVKVADLPSAINHHWTKSLTASADGRFLYVGIGSNSNITERGMVAEADRALVWEIDAQTGAHRPYATGLRNPTALAIEPTTSQLWVVVNERDELGPNLVPDFLTSVREGGFYGWPYSYWGQNVDPRVRPQDPEKVAAAITPDYSLGSHVAALGLDFSTATMGAGFAEGAFVGEHGSWNRNDPVGYKVIFVPFSNGRPSGPPVDFVYGFRGEDGKTRGRPVGVTVDPRGALIVADDLANTIWRVTPAL, via the coding sequence ATGAAGCACCTGAAGCTGTTCACGGCCATCGGCCTCGTCACCCTGCTCGGCGCCTGTGGCGGCGGCAGCGATCCGGACCCTGCGCAGTACGGCGCCAACCCCGAGCTTCCGAAGCAGGAACGCGGCCTGATGCCCGACATGGTCATCGCGAAGCCGGCGGAGTGGGGCGACCTGGTGCCGAGCGTGCCGCAGGGCTACGCGATCAAGGCGATCGCCACCGAGCTCAACATCCCGCGGCAGACGCTGGTGCTCCCCAACGGCGACATCCTGGTAGCCGAGGGCCGCGGCGGCAACGCCGGCAAGCTGAAGCCCAAGGACGTGATTGCCGGACGCATCAAGGCGCAGGGCAATACCAAGGTGAAGAGCGGCAACCGCCTGACGCTGCTGCGCGACCCCGATGGTGACGGCAACTACGAGCGCAGCGTGTTCGCCGAAGAACTCAACGCGCCGTACGGCCTCGCGCTGATCGGCAACACGCTGTTTGTCGCCAACCAGGATGCGCTGGTGAAGTTCGACTACCAGGACGGCCAGGTGCGCGCGAGCGCGCCGCCGGTCAAGGTGGCGGACCTGCCTTCGGCGATCAACCATCACTGGACCAAGTCGCTGACGGCGAGTGCCGACGGGCGTTTCCTGTACGTCGGCATCGGCTCCAACAGCAACATCACCGAGCGCGGCATGGTGGCCGAAGCCGACCGCGCGCTGGTGTGGGAAATCGACGCGCAGACCGGCGCGCACCGGCCGTACGCGACCGGCCTGCGCAACCCCACCGCGCTGGCCATCGAGCCGACCACCAGCCAGCTTTGGGTGGTGGTGAACGAGCGCGACGAGCTTGGCCCGAACCTCGTGCCCGACTTCCTGACTTCGGTGCGCGAGGGTGGGTTCTACGGCTGGCCGTACAGCTACTGGGGCCAGAACGTCGATCCGCGCGTACGTCCGCAGGACCCGGAAAAGGTCGCCGCGGCGATCACGCCGGACTACAGCCTCGGCTCGCACGTGGCCGCGCTGGGCCTGGACTTCTCCACCGCCACGATGGGCGCCGGCTTCGCCGAAGGTGCCTTCGTGGGTGAGCACGGCAGCTGGAACCGCAACGACCCGGTCGGCTACAAGGTCATCTTCGTGCCCTTCAGCAACGGCCGTCCGTCGGGTCCGCCGGTGGACTTCGTTTACGGCTTCCGCGGCGAAGACGGCAAGACCCGTGGCCGTCCGGTCGGCGTGACCGTCGACCCGCGCGGCGCGCTGATCGTCGCCGACGACCTGGCCAACACCATCTGGCGCGTGACCCCGGCGCTCTGA
- a CDS encoding efflux RND transporter permease subunit → MARFFIDRPIFAWVIAIIIMLAGVLALTSLPISMYPTVAPPSVEVRATYPGASAKVVEDSVTQIIEQNMKGLDGLIYFSSKSSSNGMAQITLTFDSGTDPDIAQVQVQNKLQLAMPLLPQDVQRQGVNVSKSTSSFLQVVGFVSEDGSMNANDIGDFIGTNIVDPISRVPGVGTTQVFGAKYAMRIWLDPNKLHTYALSVAEVTAAIQAQNAQVAIGQLGGAPSVEGQQLNATINAQDRLQTPEQFRNVVVRAEADGSVLKLGDVARVEIGSETYEFISRYNGQPASGLAISLATGANAIETAAGVKQALAELEPYYPEGLVSVIPFDTTPFVQVSIKGVVVTLIEAIVLVFLVMYLFLQNFRATLIPTIAVPVVLLGTFAVLAVLGFSINMLTMFAMVLAIGLLVDDAIVVVENVERIMSEEGLSPLEATRKSMDQITGALVGIGLVLSAVFVPMAFMSGSTGVIYRQFSATIVSAMLLSVVVAIVLTPALCATMLKPIEKGVDHHGTGLAGRFFGWFNRGFDRTSGKYRGGVRRMLGSPKRSMTVFALLVVVMGVLFVRLPSSFLPNEDQGVLMALVQTPVGATQERTIEALKELEDHFIANESDIVESVFSVQGFSFAGMGQNAGMSFVKLTDWGERKEASEGAFALAGRGMGAMSQVKDAQIFVFPPPAMPELGIGAGYTFFVKDNGAQGHEALINARNQMLGAANQSPLLQAVRPNGQEDTPQFRIDIDTEKASALGLSVGAINSTLAAAWGSAYIDDFIDRGRVKRVYLQSDAQFRMTPDDFSLWSVKNNQGEMVPFSAFASSHWDFGSPRLERYNGVSAVEVQGEPAPGVATGDAMLEIERLAAELPPGFGIEWTALSYQEREAGSQTPLLYALSLLIVFLCLAALYESWTVPTAVLLVAPLGILGAVLANSMRGMERDIYFQVAMLTTVGLTSKNAILIVEFAKANVEQGMELIEATMQAVRDRLRPIIMTSLAFGLGVLPLAIASGAGSGAQRAIGTGVLGGMLVGTLLGVFFIPLFFVVVNRLFSRKQHAPVATGVDQHA, encoded by the coding sequence ATGGCTCGTTTCTTCATCGATCGCCCCATCTTCGCGTGGGTCATCGCGATCATCATCATGCTTGCCGGCGTGCTCGCGCTGACCTCGTTGCCGATCTCGATGTACCCGACCGTGGCGCCGCCTTCGGTCGAGGTGCGCGCGACCTATCCGGGCGCGTCGGCCAAGGTGGTCGAGGATTCGGTGACGCAGATCATCGAGCAGAACATGAAGGGCCTCGATGGCCTGATCTATTTCTCCTCGAAGTCGTCATCCAACGGCATGGCGCAGATCACGCTGACGTTCGACAGCGGCACCGATCCCGACATCGCCCAGGTGCAGGTGCAGAACAAGCTGCAGCTGGCGATGCCGCTGCTGCCGCAGGACGTGCAGCGCCAGGGCGTGAACGTCTCCAAGTCGACGTCGAGCTTCCTGCAGGTGGTCGGCTTCGTGTCCGAAGACGGCAGCATGAACGCCAACGACATCGGCGACTTCATCGGCACCAACATCGTCGACCCGATCAGCCGCGTGCCGGGCGTGGGCACCACCCAGGTGTTCGGCGCCAAGTACGCCATGCGCATCTGGCTGGATCCCAACAAGCTGCACACCTACGCGCTGTCGGTGGCGGAAGTGACTGCTGCCATCCAGGCGCAGAACGCGCAGGTCGCCATCGGCCAGCTGGGCGGCGCGCCGTCGGTCGAGGGCCAGCAGCTCAATGCCACCATCAATGCGCAGGACCGCCTGCAGACACCGGAGCAGTTCCGCAACGTGGTGGTGCGCGCCGAAGCCGACGGTTCGGTGCTCAAGCTGGGTGACGTGGCGCGCGTGGAGATCGGCTCGGAGACCTACGAGTTCATCAGCCGCTACAACGGCCAGCCGGCCAGCGGCCTGGCGATCTCGTTGGCAACGGGGGCCAACGCGATCGAGACCGCGGCGGGCGTGAAGCAGGCGCTCGCCGAACTCGAGCCGTACTACCCCGAGGGCCTGGTGTCGGTGATTCCCTTCGACACCACGCCGTTCGTGCAGGTGTCCATCAAGGGCGTGGTCGTCACGCTGATCGAAGCGATCGTGCTGGTGTTCCTGGTGATGTACCTGTTCCTGCAGAACTTCCGCGCCACGCTGATCCCGACGATCGCGGTGCCGGTGGTGCTGCTGGGCACGTTCGCGGTGCTCGCGGTGCTGGGCTTCTCCATCAACATGCTGACCATGTTCGCGATGGTGCTGGCGATCGGACTGCTGGTGGATGACGCCATCGTGGTGGTCGAGAACGTGGAACGCATCATGAGCGAGGAAGGACTCTCGCCGCTCGAGGCCACGCGCAAGTCCATGGACCAGATCACCGGCGCGCTGGTCGGCATCGGCCTGGTGCTGTCGGCGGTGTTCGTGCCGATGGCCTTCATGTCCGGCTCCACCGGCGTCATCTACCGGCAGTTCTCGGCGACCATCGTGTCGGCGATGCTGCTGTCGGTGGTGGTGGCGATCGTGCTCACGCCGGCGCTCTGCGCCACCATGCTGAAGCCCATCGAGAAGGGCGTGGACCACCATGGCACCGGCCTGGCCGGGCGCTTCTTCGGCTGGTTCAACCGCGGTTTCGACCGCACCAGCGGCAAGTACCGCGGCGGCGTGCGCCGCATGCTCGGCAGCCCGAAGCGTTCGATGACCGTGTTCGCGCTGCTGGTGGTGGTGATGGGCGTGCTGTTCGTGCGCCTGCCCAGTTCGTTCCTGCCCAACGAGGACCAGGGCGTGCTGATGGCGCTGGTGCAGACGCCGGTCGGCGCCACCCAGGAGCGCACGATCGAGGCGCTCAAGGAACTCGAGGACCACTTCATCGCGAACGAATCCGACATCGTCGAATCCGTGTTCTCGGTGCAGGGCTTCAGCTTTGCCGGCATGGGTCAGAACGCCGGCATGTCGTTCGTGAAGCTCACCGACTGGGGCGAGCGCAAGGAGGCGTCGGAGGGCGCGTTCGCGCTCGCCGGCCGCGGCATGGGCGCGATGAGCCAGGTCAAGGACGCGCAGATCTTCGTGTTTCCGCCGCCCGCCATGCCCGAGCTTGGCATCGGCGCCGGCTACACCTTCTTCGTCAAGGACAACGGTGCGCAGGGGCATGAGGCGCTGATCAATGCGCGCAACCAGATGCTCGGCGCCGCCAACCAGAGCCCGCTGCTGCAGGCGGTGCGCCCGAACGGCCAGGAGGACACGCCGCAGTTCCGCATCGACATCGATACCGAGAAGGCGAGCGCGCTCGGGCTGTCGGTGGGTGCGATCAACTCGACCCTGGCCGCGGCCTGGGGCAGCGCCTACATCGACGACTTCATCGACCGCGGCCGCGTCAAGCGCGTGTACCTGCAGTCGGATGCGCAGTTCCGCATGACGCCGGACGATTTCAGCCTGTGGTCGGTAAAGAACAACCAGGGCGAAATGGTGCCGTTCTCGGCGTTCGCCAGCTCGCACTGGGACTTCGGCTCGCCGCGCCTGGAGCGCTACAACGGCGTATCGGCGGTCGAGGTCCAGGGCGAGCCCGCGCCGGGCGTGGCTACGGGCGACGCGATGCTCGAGATCGAGCGCCTCGCGGCTGAGCTTCCGCCGGGCTTCGGCATCGAGTGGACCGCGTTGTCCTACCAGGAGCGTGAGGCGGGTTCGCAGACGCCGCTGCTGTACGCGCTGTCATTGCTGATCGTGTTCCTGTGCCTGGCCGCGCTGTATGAAAGCTGGACGGTGCCGACCGCGGTGTTGCTGGTGGCGCCGCTGGGCATCCTCGGCGCGGTGCTGGCCAACTCGATGCGCGGCATGGAGCGCGACATCTACTTCCAGGTGGCGATGCTCACCACGGTGGGGCTGACCAGCAAGAACGCGATCCTGATCGTCGAGTTCGCCAAGGCGAACGTGGAGCAGGGCATGGAGCTCATCGAGGCCACCATGCAAGCGGTCCGTGACCGGCTGCGCCCGATCATCATGACCTCGCTGGCCTTCGGCCTCGGCGTGCTGCCGCTCGCCATCGCAAGCGGCGCGGGCTCGGGCGCGCAGCGCGCCATCGGCACCGGCGTGCTGGGCGGCATGCTGGTGGGCACGCTGCTCGGCGTGTTCTTCATCCCCCTGTTCTTCGTGGTGGTCAACCGCCTGTTCAGCCGCAAGCAGCACGCACCCGTCGCCACTGGAGTCGACCAGCATGCATAA